One Calditrichota bacterium genomic window, CCGACGTCTGGGTTTCGGGATCGCGGGCTTATGTTTGCGACAGCGAACAGGGGGTTACGATTTGGGATGTGTCGAATCCGGGGGCGCCGGCCTGTATCGACACGCTGAGAACTTCTGCGTCGCCGATTATAGCGCTCTACTCGCCGATGACCAACCTGCTGGTGGTCAATGAGCGCAATCCGGCAGGACTTACGCCAGCTTATGACATGACGACCAAGACCGCGGCGGCGATCCTGCCCTGGGACTCCGGCATCAGCGACATCGACATGATTGAATTCCATCCCGATACGCTCTTTCTGGCGCGGGTCGATGGCGGAAGTTCGACTCAGCGCGGTGAAGGTTTCGGGCTGGTGAAGTTGTATCGCTTTCCCGGCGGTCTCTGGGAGACCGATCTTAGGACCCGGTTCGAGCAGCCGCCTTTTGGCAACTATCGCGGACTTAAACTCTGGGGTCTGCAAAGCGACACTATCTTCGTTGCATTCGGCAGTTACGGGCTTCACGTCTTAAGGGTTGACTTTTCGACCTTCGACAACTTCCCGTTTGCCCCGATCGGTTACCTCGATACCCCCGGATCGGCGGAGGACATCGACCTTAACAGAAGCGGCACCCACGCCCTAATCGCCGACTCGCACAACGGTCTGCAGATCGTTGATGTCAGCGACCGGACGAACCCGCGCCTTGGGGCTTCGATAATTCCCGAAGGCTTCAATCAGACGATCAAGGTAATGGCGGTGGGTGACACGGCTTACTGTCTTGAAAGGCTCCGCGGCATCTGGGCGGCAGATGTCAGCATCCCGAGCCAGCCGCGATTGATAGCCGTCTATCGCACCAGTCGGCCGGAAGGACTATTCGTTACCGACAATCATACGATATATGTGGCAGACGAATACGAAGGCTTGATGATTCTTCGCTGGAGATAGGCCCGACCTCCCATCACTCAGAGGATAACATGTTTCATATCAATGACATACTAAACGCCCGTCGCGTTGCGCTGACTTTGCTCTTTTCCGCTTTCGTTGCAATGCCGCTTCATGCAGCAGACTGGTTTGCCTTAGGCAGCGGTGGTTCATCACGCGCTCCTGACTGGAACCTGCTCGAAGAATCGAGCGGACATTTGGTGGTCGAGGTTACGCATAATGGGTTCTACCTTGAGCGCATGTCAACGTCGGAAGGCGCTTTCGAGCGGATTTCCTACACCGGACGTCCGCCGGCTTCCCGAGCCGCGCTCGGATCGCCTGAACTGACGGCGGTAACGACTATGATTCGCCTTCCGGAAGGTATGACCGGCCGGGCGGAGATAGTCTCAGCGGAGTGGGAAGAAGCCGGCAATCATCGCATCTATCCTCTGCAGTTACCCCGTCGTGACGGCGAACCGGCACCGAACTTCGCCTATGATCCGAAGGTCTATGCTTCCTCTGAACAACTTCCTTCTGAATCGGTTCATCTGACTCAACCTCAAGGCTGGATGGGGGTTCCGGTGGCATCGCTCGGCGTTGTGCCGCTCCGTTACCGACCCTTGGATGGCGCTCTGCAGGTAGCCCGGCGAATGGTGATCCGGATCGAATTCGAGGCTGCCAACCTGCCGCCGCTCGTGAGACCGCGCCGGCTTGAGCCGGTGATGCAGAAGAGCCTCGAAGCGGCACTGGTCAATCCTCCGTCGCCCGATGTCCGGCCTCTCGAGAGCGATGAAAACGAACCGGTCCGGACGCTCGTGCTGGTGCGCGAGTCGGCGCTTGAAACCGTGATGCCGCTCATCGACTACTACCGCAACAGCGGCCTCCGACCCGAGATTTGGCTGATTGAAGGCGTCCCACAACCGACTACGATCAAGAACCGCATCCGGGCGATGTATGAGGAGGGCTTGCTCTATGTCCTCTTCGTCGGCGATGCCTACCCAACCAACGCCCAGCGCATCCCACAAATCCTCTGGGATCAGGATGATCCAGGTCCCCAGCAGGGCTATTCCGACGCCTTCAGCGACTCGTGGTATATCTGCCTCGATCCGGCAGTGGATGGCTACGACGACCACCTGCCCGACCTTGCCATCGGTCGAATTCCCTACGATCGCGATCAGTGGGCGCAACTTTCGATTCAGATTGCCAAGTCGGTCGAATACCGCCAGTGGGCTTTTCCGCAGCGGGACGGCGGCGAATGGCTCGACCGGTCGCTTCTGATTGCGCACAAAGAACTCTATGAAGAGGTTTACACCTACATTTCCTGCAAAGAGTGGATTGAGGGCTTCAACTACCGCCTTGACCCGCCGGAGTTCATTACCGCTTATGGGACAAGCCAGCAGGCAACCAACGCCTTCCTGCGCAATACCATCAATGGCGACGGCTACGGCATTGTCAACTACCGGGGGCACGGGCTCGCGACGACCTGGGGCGACTGGAATGTGAACTTTGAGGAATGGACTACCGGAAGTTGCACCTTGCTCAACAACCGTAACCGGCCCTTCATCCTGATTCTCTCCGCCTGCTACAACAACAACCTCGTCCGGCATAACGGCACTTCAATGGGGGAGGCGTTCCAACGTCGTCCCGGCGGATCGGTGGCGGTGCACGGTTCGACCGAATCGACTTTCACTGATGGCAACACATTCTTCGACGAGACGGTCTTCACCGCCTGGTTCCATCACGGCATCTTCGACATTGGATATGCCGGCAACTTCGCCGCGACGCAGATGGTGCAGGAGTTCGATCAGCATCGCTTCACGATGATTGGGCGGTTCAACCTCCGTTCTTATACCTGGCTGGGCGATCCGGCGCTCGAATATCGCCACGGTCGGCCGCGTGAAATGGTGCTCGAAGTTTCGGAGATTGTGCCGGTTGGGACGGAATCTATCGAAGCAAGAGTTACTGCCGCGGGTCAAGGCGTCGAAGCGGTTCGGGTAACGGCTCGCACCATCGATGATGTTAGTTATGTCGTATCGTCGACGAGCCAGGACGGCCGGGTGCTACTCAGGTTCGACCCGCCGCTTGAGGGTCCTGCCGAGTTGATCGTAGCGGCGGTCAATCGCAACGATATACCAGTTATCGACACGATTCTGATCGCCGACGGCCTTGGCGTTGTCGAAGGTCGTGTCGTTGCGGCCCGTGACAATCGGCCCGTGGCAGGAGCGACAGCAACTTTATCCCGATTCGCGTTAAGGGCCGTGACCGATGCCAACGGGCGTTACCGCATGGAGGGCATTCCGGCCGGGAACTATTCCCTCACCGCGACGGCGCCAAGATGGCTTCCGCTGTCGAGCGAAGTTGAGGTCGTCGAAGAGGAATCCCGGACGGTTGACTTCAGTATGCGCTACAGCGAGTTGGTCATCGACCGCCAGGCGGCGAACGGCAACGTCCCGGCGCAGTCGTCCATCGTATTGCCGATGCGCATTACCAACCGCGGCGATGGGCCGCTCGGCTGGACGTCGTCGCTCAACGTTCCGGGCGACTTGGCTCCGCTCACCCGCACGGAGGAATTCTACTTTTCTCTTGATGTGGATGACTCCCGCCTGCACGGCGCGGCTATGGCCGGTGAGCACTTCTATGTCGCCGGTGGCAACAATAACGCGGATCCGAACTACATCTACGTCTTCGATCGCGAGGGCCGGTATGTGCGCCGGTTCGAGCAGCCGCAAGGCGCGGCGGGACTCGGATTGCGCGACCTAGCTTGGGATGGAATCTATCTCTACGGCGTCAGCCAGAATACCATCTACCAGATGCGCACCGATGGGGAACTGATCCGCAGTTTCGCCAGTCCCTTCCCGGGCAACTTCGGTATTGCCGTTGCAGGCGACGGGACGATCTTCGTCAGTGATAACAACGTTCAGACCCGGGTCTCTCATCTCGATCGTAACGGGAATGAAATCGTCCGCTTTAACACCGGCCTCACCGTCAAAGGTCTGGCTTGGAATTATGAAGTGCCGGATGGCTATAATCTGTTTCTCTATGTTCGTCCGGCAATCGGTGGAATCCAACTCTACGCAATGCATCCCAATAGCGG contains:
- a CDS encoding T9SS type A sorting domain-containing protein, producing MFHINDILNARRVALTLLFSAFVAMPLHAADWFALGSGGSSRAPDWNLLEESSGHLVVEVTHNGFYLERMSTSEGAFERISYTGRPPASRAALGSPELTAVTTMIRLPEGMTGRAEIVSAEWEEAGNHRIYPLQLPRRDGEPAPNFAYDPKVYASSEQLPSESVHLTQPQGWMGVPVASLGVVPLRYRPLDGALQVARRMVIRIEFEAANLPPLVRPRRLEPVMQKSLEAALVNPPSPDVRPLESDENEPVRTLVLVRESALETVMPLIDYYRNSGLRPEIWLIEGVPQPTTIKNRIRAMYEEGLLYVLFVGDAYPTNAQRIPQILWDQDDPGPQQGYSDAFSDSWYICLDPAVDGYDDHLPDLAIGRIPYDRDQWAQLSIQIAKSVEYRQWAFPQRDGGEWLDRSLLIAHKELYEEVYTYISCKEWIEGFNYRLDPPEFITAYGTSQQATNAFLRNTINGDGYGIVNYRGHGLATTWGDWNVNFEEWTTGSCTLLNNRNRPFILILSACYNNNLVRHNGTSMGEAFQRRPGGSVAVHGSTESTFTDGNTFFDETVFTAWFHHGIFDIGYAGNFAATQMVQEFDQHRFTMIGRFNLRSYTWLGDPALEYRHGRPREMVLEVSEIVPVGTESIEARVTAAGQGVEAVRVTARTIDDVSYVVSSTSQDGRVLLRFDPPLEGPAELIVAAVNRNDIPVIDTILIADGLGVVEGRVVAARDNRPVAGATATLSRFALRAVTDANGRYRMEGIPAGNYSLTATAPRWLPLSSEVEVVEEESRTVDFSMRYSELVIDRQAANGNVPAQSSIVLPMRITNRGDGPLGWTSSLNVPGDLAPLTRTEEFYFSLDVDDSRLHGAAMAGEHFYVAGGNNNADPNYIYVFDREGRYVRRFEQPQGAAGLGLRDLAWDGIYLYGVSQNTIYQMRTDGELIRSFASPFPGNFGIAVAGDGTIFVSDNNVQTRVSHLDRNGNEIVRFNTGLTVKGLAWNYEVPDGYNLFLYVRPAIGGIQLYAMHPNSGALRLIGSLPIEVGDTPIEGLELTTDYAPPYGLTLLGAVANEDLRRIQTWHLDYRRYWARVSPSQGSVPSGASADVSIILDAIRQRQGYELTGELILANDGVEPVVRVPVRMNVGPESIEDDLDSGIPNAFRLASVHPNPFNARLTVVVELPHAGQLRVGLFDLTGRSVGSAFESRVGPGQQTFAINGGGLASGVYILGVEFGSRRATQKVVLLR